Sequence from the Phalacrocorax carbo chromosome 8, bPhaCar2.1, whole genome shotgun sequence genome:
TATAGAACTGCCCGTGGAACGCACATGATCTTGGAAACATTTCAATTAAGCCTCAGGGTTTCTAATAGAGGAACCTCAAACAGGGTAATCTTGGGACATGTCCTATTAATTGAAAAatctgttcaatatattttatGGTGAAACCACTTCAGTAGGAAAACAAGTGTGAAAGGTGTGTTTTCAGCACGTTGAATTGATGAAAGGGGCTACAAGTCAAGATGGGTAGAGGTGATAACAAACACcagttcaaaagaaaataaaagcatgtcCGAGAAGAATTAGAACTTCGATGggatttttctgcctgttttagCAAAGAACAAAATTCAGGCCTCAAAATTAGTTGTAATTAGTGAAAAGCACAATATTTCAGCCAAACTGGCAGAAGGGCGCTCTACGAAGAAGGTGGAGGTAAATCATAGGCATTTATTCTAAACCAGGAGAGTAAAAATGCTGGGGATGAATATTTGGcaacaaaatgagaaatattgaAGTGCATAGGATTGAAAATGGCAAAGATGAAGCAAACGAGCAATTTCCAGAGAAGTGTAAGAGGCAACTCATGCAGAGTGCAGCATGATGCCGCTTGGACCTAATAAATGTATGATAAAAGTGGGGGAAGGGATGGGATAGACCTTCTGGtgcatagaaaaaaatcaatgcagaTGAGAAACAATAGCAGATAAAAGGATGTGCAGCCCCTGAGAAAGAACTACAGTACAGAGTCAACTGAAAACATTTCGAAAGAAAGATCGTAACAACACGTAGAGAGAAGAAGGAATTGTTACTTGTGATGGGCATTTATGGACCACTGCGGCAGTGCTGTGGGCCCATGAtgtgggtgctggtgctgcaggcagcctggggaagggaaggtgaGAATGTGCAAAGGCCTGTGTCATGCCCAGCGTGGGTTTTATTGCTAGGCTGTGCTGTTGTGGTGGAGCAGTGTCTGGGAACGGTAGCAGCGATCTTCTGAGTGGCACGGAATAGGGCTTAGGGCATCCGTCACAGGGAGGGTGACGCTGAGCGGGGAAGAGCCTTGCGTGAGGAAATGGAGATGCTGTGTAGAACACAGAGTGTGTCATTGGTGAAGAACTGGAGAATGTCTGCTTAGCTGGAGACCTCATTTTGCAGGGCTTGGGATAGAGGATTCCAGTAAAAAACCTTGGGCAGATGCACAGTGGTTGTTTCCTGGGGTCCTCTCAGGACCTCCAGAAGTACTGCATATCCTCACGCCTTGGTGTTGTCCATGCAATTCCTGCCAGATGTGAAGACATGCGTTGTAGGCACCTTTGATCATTTGTTTTTCACGTGGAATGGTGTTGATCAAGCAGAAGGTTTTCCAAATTTTGATCACATTTGGCCAACCAAGCAGATGTTCCTGCTTGGTTACTTCTCTGCTCTTAGTCTTTGTAGGGAGTAGAAAAGTGCTCTCCATATTCAGCAGGTTGGCAGACCCCGTGTTTCATTGAATGGAATGggatgtttgggttttcttctctcctcttaccaaacactgccttttttttttttgttccttctctcACGTTGGCAATGTGTTGGTAACAGTGGTTGAGGTGCAGACTGCTGAATTTTGGCAGCTGTCGGGAGGTAGCAGAGCTTCAGTCAGTTGGCGATTGGTGTGGGGGATGGCTTTTCCACTGTCCTGAGCTGATGTTGATGTTGAGAGAATGTCGTTAGGTTTCAGGTCTCCCTCCTTGTTGCCCTGCGATACAAGTGCATAAGGGAGCAATGCACACCATCCAGTGATACATAACCCTCCGGTCTTTTGCAGAATGCGGGTCCTTTTATTCTATCCATCTTCCCCAGAAATCCATGATAATGTTAAGGGGAAATGTCCCTTCAAACCGATTGCCCTGccctgaaaatatttcctttctgaagacGCAACCAGTGATGCTACAGGTAAGTCACTCACTCCTAAAGAGGATGTGTTTGAGAGAGAGATGCACTGTTGTTCCTGTTTAGTTGTGATATCTTCATCTTGGGTTGACTGAGCGTTGAGTGGACTGAAAGCCAGACTCggtgatccttgtgggtcccttccaacttgagatattctatgattgGACCAGCAAAGCCCCACTCTCTGCTCTCATTCCTTTCGTGCTGCTTCCAGGCACCGTGTGAGGAAGTGGCAGCAAGGACGGATGGAGGAGGGACCCTAATGCGTTTCTCAGAGTGGATGTGTTGGATATGGAGGGGATGTTCTGAGTGATAATGCCATGGTGTTAAGTTGGTGTGTTTTGAGGTGTGTCTCATGCTAATGAATGAGAAGTGTTCTGTGGGGACTGATGCCCCATGGTATGGAGGTCGTTGCTGTGTAGTTCTGGCAGAGCATGCCTGCCTGAAAGGAGAAGCAAGAGCTTGACACTCATCATGCAGGTGCGCCTCTTGCATAGACTGGAGGAAAGCGGGAAGGTTGTTCCTTATCTGGAGAGGTGGAAGTCGGCAGGGAAGGGGGATGAAAGCTCTTGCCAAAGGGCATGTCTGTGCTCCATGGCAGGAGTTATGTGATCGTTTAGAAAACATGATAGTTGAGAGGATAAATCAGAGGCAAAGAGACAAGAAGAAGCAGGGGCCGTTACAGGATAGGGAAGAGAAGACGAGGAGacagaggggaaagaagagaatgaaggaaggaacaatgcagagaatgaaaagcaaacaagaatgAAGCAAGCAATAGAGagataaaagagagaaagaaagaatggtAATGGAGTTTACGAGCATGCACCAACGCTACCAGTGTATACAGAAAGGGAgtaaggaaaggaaggaggagacaggaagagaaaggaaaagagaaagaaagatgctGGGAAGGTATGAAGCAGGGGAGTAAttatggaaggaaggaagctgacaaagaggagaaagaatgaAAGCAACTGAAAAGGAGATGGCCAGCACGCACCGACCTTATCTCTAGCCGCTGAACAGACCTGGTCCCGACAGCCGCCCCCTTGGTTAGAGTACGGCGCTCTGGAGGTGATGCCCCGTAATTATCGGTGATGGCTCTGTCTTTGCTGGCCTCCGCCGCGGCGCCGGAGGCGACTGGTGAGCTGCGAGCAAGGATAAGAAGAGAGAAGGATGGCAAGAGCGAGAATGGAGAGTAAAGATTGGGGCACGGCAGGGCAAGAACGAAAAGGGTtaatgaagagaagaaagaaaaagagagacaagaatgaagaaaagaaaaatacgtggaaagaaatgaagaagaaaacgAACCAAAAGagatacttaaaaaaagaaagaaggaaaaaagaaggcgTACAGAAGGAGGCAGGAGAAATGAAGCAAGGCGAATTAAAAAAAAGcgagaaggggaaggaaggaggagatgaCAGCAGAGGTGACCAGCGTGGGTTTGGAGGCGCAGGCGACCATAAGGAACATGTATGCAGGCGGTTCTCCgcaccctgctctaggtgtaccaGCTCAAATAtgggggttggacgagatgatctccagaggtcccatccAACATCTAccattctgtgtgattctgtgtgattctgtgattaccaGTGTGCACCAGCACTATCTTGCAGAAGGACGAATcaaagaaggagaggaaaaggcaaggaaggaaTCTGtgcaagagaggaaagaaggaagacagaaagactagaagggaaggagggatggatagaaggaagaagagatgatAGATTACCAGAAACTCGCCGACATTGGGTCTAGCCGCTGAACAGAGCTGGTCCCAGCCACCGCTACACCGGGGGCAACTGGTGAGCTGCGAGCAGGTataaagaagagagaaggatggcaagagaagggaaaggtgAGTAAAGATTAGGGCACGGCAGGGCATGATCGAAAAGGAGAAtcaagagaggaaagaagaaagagaaggggcAGAATGttgggaaagagaaggaagagagaaaacgaagaatgaaggaaaaaagaaggcgaaaagaagaacagaagagagagaggggaagaaggagaacgGAAGAAGGAatccacaccaaaaaaaccaagtcagcatggaagcagaaataatgagagaaagaaagagagaaagaaaatagcgAGAAGAAAAGtcaagaggaggaagaaagaacagcCGGCAGCGGAGGTGTGACGAGCGCGGGTGCGGAGGCGCGGGCGAGCGTGGGGAGCGTGTGAGGCGGCGGAGCAGCACACGGTGTCGCTGCAGGCTCAGAAACGGCGGCGGAGCGGCGAGGCGGCTCCGCCCCGGTGCGGCGGAGAGCCCGGCTGTGAgcgcgggggggcggcgcggggcgggcaggAGAGCCGGCGCGTCCgtgcggcggcggggagccgtgcggggcccgggcgggtggaggcggcggcggcggcgatggGCGTGTGGTGGGGGCCCGCGGTGCgtgtgctggtgctgcaggcGGCCTGGGCGCTGGTCGGCGGGCAGGTGCGCTACTCGGTGCCGGAGGAAGCCAAGGCCGGGACGGTGGTGGGGCGCCTGGCGCAGGACCTGGGCCTGGAGGCGGTGGATCCGGAGGCGCGGCGGCTGCGGCTGGTGGCGCAGGGCCGGCGGGCGAGCGTGGAGGTGAGCGGGGCGAGCGGGGCGCTGGTGGTGAGCTCGCGGCTGGACCGGGAGGAGCTGTGCGGGAAGAGCGCGCCGTGCGCCCTGCgcctggaggtgctggtggagCGGCCGCTGCGCGTCTTCCACGTGGAGCTGGAGGTGACCGACATCAACGACAACGCCCCGCTCTTCCCCGCCGCCCGGAAAAACCTCAGCATCGCGGAATCGTCGCTGCCGGGGTCTCGGTTCCCGCTGGAGGGCGCGTCGGATGCAGATATCGGAGCCAACGCGCAGCTCTCCTACACACTCAGCCCCAGCGAGCATTTCAGagtagaggaagaaaacattaacTCGCGTAGTAAATCGCTGTTTCTGGTGCTCGCGAAACCGCTGGACCGGGAGGCGGTGGCTGTGCACCGGTTGGTGGTGACGGCGAGTGACGGGGGCCGGCCGCCGCTGACGGGCACGATGGAGGTGGTGATCTCTGTGCTGGACGCGAACGACAACGCGCCCCAGTTCAACCAGTCGGTGTACAACATGCTTTTGCCCGAAGACGCCTTACGAGGGACACTGGTGGCTCGGGTGATTGCCACGGATCCGGACGAGGGAATAAATGGAGAAGTGATTTATGAAATTGATACGTTAAATCCTCCCTCATCCTCAGATATATTCAGCATCGATGCGAAGAGCGGGGAGATCCGACTCACGGGCGCCCTGGACTTTGAGACAGTTTCTTTGTACGACCTACACATTAAAGCGACAGATAAGGGGACGCCCCCGCTGTCGGGTCACTGCAAGGTGGTGTTGGAGGTGGTGGACGTGAACGACAACGCGCCGGAGGTGTGGGTGACGTCGCTGTCGGTGCCGGTGCCGGAGGACGCGGCGGTGGGGACGGTGGTGGCGCTGCTGAGCGTGTCGGACCGGGACTCGGGGGCGAACGGTCGGGTGCGCTGCGCGGCGTGGCCGCCGTCGCCGTTCGGGCTGGTGTCGACGTTCGCGGGCTCGTACTCGCTGGTGCTGCGGGAGTCGCTGGACCGGGAGCGGGTGGCGGAGTACGAGGTGGAGGTGCGGGCGGAGGAcggcggggcgccgccgctgcGCGCCAGCCGCGCGGTGCGGGTGCCGGTGTCGGACGTGAACGACAACGCGCCGGCGTTCGCGCAGGCCGTGTACACGGTGCTGGCGCGGGAGAACAACGCGGCGGGCGCGGAGCTGGCGCGGCTGTGGGCGCGGGACCCGGACGAGGCGGGCAACGGGCGCGTGAGCTACTCGGtggcggagggcggcggcgggggcgcggcggcggtgGTCGGGGGGTGGCGCCCGGCGTCGAGCTACGTGTCGGTGGACGCGGAGAGCGGGCGGCTGTGGGCGCTGCAGCCGTTGGACTACGAGGAGGTGCAGGTGCTGCAGTTCGAGGTGCGGGCGGTGGACGCGGGGGAGCCGCCGCTGTGCGGCAACGCCACGGTGCAGGTCTTCGTGGTGGACGAGAACGACAACGCGCCGGCGCtgctgccggcggcgggcggcgggccgTGGGCCGGTGCGTCGGGCGAGGCGGCGGCGTCGGGGCCGGGCTCGGGGGCGTTGTGGGCGTGGGCGGCGTGGGGGGCGCCGGCGGGGCAGGTGGTGGCGAAGATCCGCGCGGTGGACGCGGACTCGGGCTACAACGCGTGGCTGCGCTACGAGCTGTGGGAGCCGCGGGAGAAGGGCCCGTTCCGCGTGGGGCTGTACAGCGGCGAGGTGAGCACGGCGCGGGCGCTGGAGGAGGCGGACGGCCCGCGGCAGAGGCTGGTGATCGTGGTGCGGGACCACGGGGAGCCGGCGCGCTCGGCCACGGCCACGCTGAGCGTGTCGCTGGTGGAGGGCGCCGAGGCGGCGCTGGCGGCCGCGGGCTCGTCCTCGTCCTCCTCGTCGTCCCCGTCCtcggcgggggcggggctgcggccggcggcgggcgcggagggcggcgcggcggcggcggcggcggcggcggcggcgacgaCGAACGTGTGGCTGGTGGTGGCCATCTGCGCGGTGTCGAGCCTGTTCCTGCTGGCGGTGGTGCTGTACGGGGCGTCGCGGTGGGCGCCGCGGGCGGCCGTGCTGTCGGGGCCCGGGCCGGCGACGCTGGTGTGCGCCAGCGAAGTGGGGAGCTGGTCGTACTCGCAGCGCCAGAGCCGGAGCCTGTGCGTGGCGGACGGCGCGGGCAAGAGCGACCTGATGGTTTTCAGCCCCAACTTCCCGCCGCTGCCCGGTCCCGCGGCGAAGGAGACGCAGCCGGAGCCGCCCGCTCTCCTGGACACGGTCAGTGGCCCTCCCTTTCTCGCCTCTcgccccttccccctttttgCTAGTCTCGCCCGAGTCGCCCTTCTCGCCCGCCGCCTGGGCAGGCGGTGGTGGGAGCCGGGCTCAGCCCCGGGGCCTGCGGGCGGTGGGTGCTGGTCGGGTGCTTAGGGCTGTTAACGGGACCTTTGCACCTGCCTTCACGTCCTTGGCGGGGCCCCTCTGCTATTGCTTTGcggggaaaaggaaaggcatttCCCCGCCCAGCAGCAGTTACCTGTTTACTGTTCTGGGTGGGAGTTGTTCTCCCGTGGAATGCAGTCACTGCCGAAGTGATGAGAGGGGCTAGGACATGGGCTTTGCAGATGCTCTTGCTTGCTGCTGTGTAGCATTTCCACCCGAGCTTGCTGAAGGGGTGCAAAACAGGCAGGCTGTGGTGGTGACAGTCCCCCAGGCACTATTTGCTGCTTCAACACCGTTGCTGACTGCAGATCACGCTGGtatcagtattttcaaaaacaaacaaaaaatcagctCCAAATTTTCCTACAGATTAGTTACCATCCATAACAGTGCTGTGCTCGTCAGCATTTGGGTTGCTCTCTCACAGAAGGAAATCAATGCCCATTGCCACTAGAGCTATCCTGCCACCACCTCTACCAATAGCTGTGTAATGTTtcagaggaggagcagagctcaCCAGTGTATAACATTTCCATCTCAGGTAACGGAAGCATTTCAAACCATGAAGGGTCAACTACAGGGTGTCTGCTGAACACAGTGTGCTTGATACCACCTGTATGCTTTTTATGGTGCCGTTACTGATGGGAGTGGTCGTGGACTTGTGTtcctgggcagagcagcagtgtgACGTATGCTGGCTTGTTCTGATGTTCTATCAATGAGTGCATGAGCAGCCACACCTTTACAGAAGTCCCAGAAGGCTTCtgaccaacaaaacaaaaaaaaatctgtaaagacCAGCCGTACCCAAGCCCCAATAACAAACCGCCAAAGCCGAATTCTTCCACTGAATCAATACCATCCATTACGCTGGGGTGCTTGTCAACGTTTGGGTTGTTCTCTCTCAGCATGACATCAATGCCATTGCCATTTTGAGCTCTTCCAACATCACCTTTGGAAAGAGCAGAGATTCTGCTGGATTCAGTGTGTGTGGTATGAtctgtatgtatatttttatggtGCTGTCATTGCTGGGAAGGGTCTCTGAAAGTCCAGTTGAGCCCCGATGTGGGAAAGGAGGCTGTGGCTTTTCTGTTGCAGAGGTGAAGGTGGCAGTGGCACTGAATAGGTCCTGGCCATGCCGTGATGTGAAAGGTGACCTTGAGCAGTGGGAAGACTTGTCTAAGGGAAGTGGAAGTCCTTTGAAAGACCGTGGGCCATGTGGTGATAAAACAAGAATGGGAGACATTTGCTTGCCTTGAGACTGCATGTCTCAGTGGGGAATGGAGGTTGGCTGGAGGAAAGGATGAGGCAGGATGGGCACAGTGTGTGCTTTTGCAGGATCCTTTCCCAGGCTCCCAAGGGTGTGGAGTTGGAGGCCTTCCTGATCTTGAGATCATGTGTGGTATTGAAATGTCCACAATGTCTTTTGAGGTTAGGAGAATCAGGCACCAGAAAGAGTCCCTTGTGCTGCTGGCGGTCTGACGTAGGCAATGTGTTGATAAGCGGGGgtgagctgcaggctgctgaaTACTGTTTGATGAaggttttcccctcttcttttgAGAAAGGTGTTGTGGGTGTGTAGTGCTTCAATCTGCTGTCCTTGTATAGCCGTGGGCATCTATAGTAGCTTCCATCAACATTGGTTGATGTTGCCGTGATGGTTCCTTGATCCTCCTTCACGCAGGATTTGTAAGGGCACATGATGAAGTGGGTGTAATCTTTGTGCTCTTGATTTTGCCGACTAGTGCACTAGCAGAGTCGGTGTCAGTAGAGATGGTTTGTCCCCTTGTCATGATTCTCTCATTTGGTTACATGCACGTACACAACAAACTGTCCGGAGTAGACCAACCCCTTTTTCTGTACTAGAAATTCTCCCACCCAGTTAATATGGTGAGTGTGCTTCTGCTTTGGTATTTGGTGTGCTTCCGTCCAAGAATGAAATCTATCACAGCTGTAATCACAGAGTCCTTAAGATCTGCCATATGCACCTCCATGTTGTTTCCATCTGAGaatgctgaaaaggcaaaatCATGCGGGGTGAAGTTTAGGCACCTGGGAAGAGGCTGCCAGATGCTGTGTGGCTTTGCAGCCTTCCATATGTTCTTTGTGCAAATTGTGAGGGAAGTAGAGGACGTGCAAAGGTCTGGGTCATGCCCAGAGAGGGGTTTGGAGCTGGGCATGTTGTTGGGGTTGAGCAATGTCTGAGTGTTTTGGCAGTGATCCTGCGAGTGGTAGTGAGTAGGGCCTGGGCTTGTGTCACTGGGAGGATGACTTTGAGCAGGTGTCGtgattttagctgggatagagttaattttcttcactctagctggcatagtgctgtgctttgagcttagcatgaaaaaaatgttgagataacacacagatgttttggctgttgctgggtagtgcttgtactagtcaaggacttttctagcttcccatgctctgggtgcacaagaagctgggaggggagggtgcacagctaagagagcaaaatcaaactgaccaaagggatattccgtaccatacgacgtcatgcccagtatgttacctgggaggagctggccaggggagggaggcagcaatcacggctcggggccgggcagactcggtcggcaggtggtgagcggctgtattgtttgtgtttctgtggtttttttccttttttttttccttttccattttattatattaacattattgtcattattatcataa
This genomic interval carries:
- the LOC135314701 gene encoding protocadherin alpha-2-like, with the translated sequence MGVWWGPAVRVLVLQAAWALVGGQVRYSVPEEAKAGTVVGRLAQDLGLEAVDPEARRLRLVAQGRRASVEVSGASGALVVSSRLDREELCGKSAPCALRLEVLVERPLRVFHVELEVTDINDNAPLFPAARKNLSIAESSLPGSRFPLEGASDADIGANAQLSYTLSPSEHFRVEEENINSRSKSLFLVLAKPLDREAVAVHRLVVTASDGGRPPLTGTMEVVISVLDANDNAPQFNQSVYNMLLPEDALRGTLVARVIATDPDEGINGEVIYEIDTLNPPSSSDIFSIDAKSGEIRLTGALDFETVSLYDLHIKATDKGTPPLSGHCKVVLEVVDVNDNAPEVWVTSLSVPVPEDAAVGTVVALLSVSDRDSGANGRVRCAAWPPSPFGLVSTFAGSYSLVLRESLDRERVAEYEVEVRAEDGGAPPLRASRAVRVPVSDVNDNAPAFAQAVYTVLARENNAAGAELARLWARDPDEAGNGRVSYSVAEGGGGGAAAVVGGWRPASSYVSVDAESGRLWALQPLDYEEVQVLQFEVRAVDAGEPPLCGNATVQVFVVDENDNAPALLPAAGGGPWAGASGEAAASGPGSGALWAWAAWGAPAGQVVAKIRAVDADSGYNAWLRYELWEPREKGPFRVGLYSGEVSTARALEEADGPRQRLVIVVRDHGEPARSATATLSVSLVEGAEAALAAAGSSSSSSSSPSSAGAGLRPAAGAEGGAAAAAAAAAATTNVWLVVAICAVSSLFLLAVVLYGASRWAPRAAVLSGPGPATLVCASEVGSWSYSQRQSRSLCVADGAGKSDLMVFSPNFPPLPGPAAKETQPEPPALLDTVSGPPFLASRPFPLFASLARVALLARRLGRRWWEPGSAPGPAGGGCWSGA